Proteins encoded together in one Prevotella scopos JCM 17725 window:
- a CDS encoding AMP-dependent synthetase/ligase produces MQTIGHLSVLIHEQAKKYGAKPAITFRNFGSLEWKTVSWNQFSMRVKQVSNALLNLGLKPQETIAVFSQNTIYHLYTEFGAYGVRVISIPFYATSSEEQIQYMIQDAGVKFLFVGEQEQYDKARRVVSLCPSLERIIVFDSSVRLSTHDPNSIYFEDFLKLGEGFPRESEVEDRWAEANNDDICNILYTSGTTGESKGVVLTYKMYHAAMEGNMKSVPVNSKDRIINFLPFSHIFERGWAYLGLSVGAELIVNTYPKEIQQSMRETHPTSMAAVPRFWEKVYVAVKDRMDNSSIVQRKLFYHALSIGRKRNIQYIARCKRVPLTLEMEYKFVNKTVLGLVRKQLGLENPHIFPTAGAYVSPEVEEFVHSIGLNMLVGYGLTESLATVSCDYLGQPYTVGSVGRPIEGIDIKISDEGEIMLKGPTITPGYFRHDTANSEAFDKDGYFHTGDAGYLKGGELFLKERIKDLFKTSNGKYIAPQMVEAMLLVDKFIEQVSVIADQRKFVAALIVPEFSALEEWAKENHIEFKDREELCENKRVNEMMRERIETLQQRLASYEKIKRFTLLPHHFSMESGELTNTLKLKRSVVNSRYHDAIEKMYEE; encoded by the coding sequence ATGCAGACAATCGGACATCTCTCTGTTCTTATTCATGAACAAGCAAAAAAATACGGTGCTAAACCAGCGATCACTTTCCGTAACTTTGGTAGTCTGGAATGGAAGACTGTGTCATGGAATCAGTTTTCAATGCGTGTAAAGCAAGTGTCAAATGCGCTCTTGAACCTCGGATTGAAGCCACAAGAAACTATCGCAGTATTTTCACAAAACACTATTTACCATCTTTATACAGAGTTTGGTGCATATGGTGTACGTGTGATTAGTATTCCTTTTTATGCGACTAGTTCTGAAGAGCAGATACAATATATGATTCAGGATGCTGGGGTGAAGTTCCTTTTTGTTGGAGAACAGGAGCAGTATGACAAGGCACGTCGTGTCGTCTCTCTGTGCCCTTCACTAGAACGAATCATCGTCTTTGATTCAAGTGTACGCCTTAGTACGCATGACCCTAATTCAATTTACTTTGAAGACTTCTTAAAGTTAGGCGAGGGTTTCCCACGTGAGTCTGAGGTTGAAGACCGTTGGGCTGAGGCTAACAATGATGATATTTGTAATATCCTTTACACAAGTGGAACGACTGGTGAGAGTAAGGGCGTTGTCCTGACTTATAAGATGTATCATGCAGCTATGGAAGGTAATATGAAGAGTGTGCCTGTAAATAGTAAGGACCGTATTATAAACTTTTTACCATTCAGTCATATCTTTGAGCGTGGCTGGGCTTATCTGGGGCTCAGCGTGGGTGCAGAGCTGATTGTAAACACTTACCCAAAGGAGATTCAACAGAGTATGCGTGAGACACATCCTACAAGCATGGCCGCTGTCCCACGTTTTTGGGAGAAGGTTTATGTAGCGGTAAAGGACCGTATGGACAACTCTAGCATTGTTCAGCGTAAGTTGTTCTATCATGCTCTGAGTATTGGAAGAAAACGTAACATACAATATATTGCACGTTGTAAACGTGTTCCCTTGACTCTAGAAATGGAGTATAAGTTTGTCAATAAGACAGTGTTGGGCCTTGTGCGCAAGCAGTTAGGCTTAGAGAATCCGCATATCTTCCCAACAGCTGGCGCATATGTGTCACCTGAGGTTGAGGAGTTTGTACATAGCATCGGGCTTAACATGCTTGTTGGTTATGGTCTGACGGAGAGTTTGGCCACTGTGAGTTGTGATTATTTAGGACAACCTTATACTGTTGGTTCCGTTGGAAGACCAATCGAAGGAATTGACATAAAGATCAGCGATGAAGGTGAGATAATGTTGAAAGGTCCTACGATTACACCGGGTTACTTCCGCCATGATACAGCTAATTCAGAGGCTTTCGATAAGGATGGCTACTTCCATACCGGTGATGCTGGTTATTTGAAGGGTGGTGAGTTGTTCTTAAAGGAACGTATCAAGGACCTCTTTAAGACATCAAATGGTAAATACATTGCACCGCAGATGGTGGAGGCGATGCTGTTGGTAGACAAGTTCATTGAACAGGTATCTGTGATTGCCGACCAGCGTAAGTTTGTTGCTGCGCTGATTGTTCCAGAGTTCTCTGCACTGGAAGAATGGGCAAAGGAGAATCATATAGAGTTTAAGGACCGTGAGGAGCTATGCGAGAATAAGCGTGTCAACGAAATGATGCGTGAGCGTATTGAAACCTTACAACAGCGTTTGGCTTCCTACGAGAAGATTAAACGTTTCACTCTTCTTCCTCACCATTTCTCAATGGAGAGTGGAGAGTTAACCAATACGTTGAAGTTGAAGCGGTCGGTTGTCAACAGCCGTTACCATGATGCCATTGAAAAAATGTACGAGGAGTAG